A genome region from Pirellulales bacterium includes the following:
- a CDS encoding App1 family protein — MAKPTAAQIHSDEQLLFFPTIGRFEADAGSWYLPIHGWIFKPEFDSLRRAAAVSLLRRWVGLEASGLESELFEARLRSFLVNNRPRKVVAVSLDEQHYSLIRSAANGHIVDALRLSPTAIDVVLAKQTSNVPPAANDGRVLQFDAILPAGDARAVSGAIHLLNEQGLSVISDIDDTIKITHVHDRVALLRQTFLREFEPVPGMAELYRRWRAAGATFHYASRSPWQLFTPIGDFLAAHGFPAGTFHMRHFRWRNAGTLKRDRTGSKKLAVIDEILAALPHRRFVFVGDSGEHDPEIYGALARRYSEQVRAIFIRNVTGEDATSDRLQRAFADLPIERWQLFDDAQELPLDLS; from the coding sequence ATGGCAAAGCCAACCGCCGCTCAAATTCACAGTGACGAGCAGCTGCTCTTCTTCCCGACGATTGGCCGCTTCGAGGCCGACGCTGGCTCGTGGTATTTGCCGATTCACGGCTGGATTTTCAAGCCCGAGTTCGATTCGCTCCGCCGGGCGGCCGCGGTCAGTTTGTTGCGCCGGTGGGTAGGGTTGGAAGCTAGCGGGCTGGAATCCGAACTCTTTGAAGCGCGTTTGCGATCCTTTCTGGTCAATAATCGTCCACGCAAGGTCGTGGCCGTTTCGCTCGACGAGCAGCATTACAGCCTGATCCGCTCGGCGGCCAATGGTCACATCGTCGATGCGTTGAGGCTATCTCCCACAGCCATCGACGTTGTATTGGCGAAGCAAACATCAAACGTCCCTCCCGCAGCCAACGATGGACGCGTCTTGCAGTTCGACGCAATCCTACCGGCCGGCGATGCGCGTGCCGTGAGCGGGGCGATACACTTGCTGAACGAACAGGGGTTGTCCGTCATCTCGGACATCGATGACACGATTAAGATCACGCACGTCCACGATCGCGTGGCCCTGTTGCGACAAACGTTCTTGCGCGAGTTCGAGCCGGTACCGGGCATGGCCGAACTCTATCGGCGCTGGCGTGCCGCGGGAGCCACGTTTCACTATGCATCGCGCAGTCCCTGGCAGCTGTTTACGCCCATTGGCGATTTCCTGGCCGCCCACGGCTTTCCAGCGGGCACTTTTCACATGCGCCATTTCCGTTGGAGAAACGCCGGCACTCTCAAGCGAGACCGCACCGGGTCCAAGAAGCTGGCCGTGATCGATGAAATCCTTGCGGCCCTGCCGCATCGACGATTCGTGTTCGTCGGCGATTCGGGCGAGCACGATCCGGAAATCTATGGTGCACTGGCGCGCCGCTATTCAGAACAAGTGCGCGCGATCTTCATTCGCAACGTGACGGGCGAAGATGCCACGAGCGATCGCCTGCAGCGTGCCTTTGCCGATCTGCCCATCGAGCGCTGGCAGTTGTTTGACGACGCGCAGGAATTGCCTCTCGATCTATCGTGA
- a CDS encoding glucose-1-phosphate adenylyltransferase, which yields MDRVLTLVLGGGRGQRLYPLTKFRSKPAVPLGGKYRLIDIPISNCIASGLNRIYVLTQFNSVSLHRHIRRSYNFDVFSGGFVEILAAQQTLDEAGWYQGTADAVRQNLRYIQQPGVDLVLVLSGDQLYRMDFAAMVRAHRESKADVTIAALPVDRQAASGFGIMRMDDTGRVVGFLEKPKTPEEVNLVRTDPAWIDARGLKSNGRDCLASMGIYLFNRQTLIDLLSKTDYHDFGKEIFPTSIRTHKVQMYLFDGYWEDIGTIRSFYQANLELAAERPPFDLASPLQPVYSSPRFLAPSRIRGATIRGSLLADGCDIGEGAVIENSVVGLRCRIGRNVTVRNAVIMGADFYETPDDVDSHRAAGRPPIGIGDNTLIEGAIVDKNCRIGRNVRVINESGLETTEESAQAMVRDGIVVVPKDAILRDGWSLGRQ from the coding sequence ATGGATCGAGTATTGACGCTGGTTCTGGGTGGCGGACGTGGACAACGGCTCTATCCGCTGACCAAGTTTAGGTCCAAACCAGCGGTCCCCTTGGGGGGAAAATACCGACTGATCGACATTCCGATCTCGAACTGCATCGCCAGCGGTTTGAATCGCATCTACGTGCTGACACAGTTCAACTCGGTCAGCTTGCACCGGCACATTCGCCGATCGTACAACTTCGATGTCTTTAGCGGCGGCTTTGTGGAAATCCTCGCCGCGCAGCAAACGCTCGACGAAGCCGGCTGGTATCAGGGCACGGCCGACGCCGTACGGCAAAACCTTCGCTACATCCAACAGCCGGGGGTCGACCTGGTATTGGTCCTCTCGGGCGATCAGTTGTACCGCATGGACTTTGCCGCCATGGTGCGCGCCCATCGCGAGTCCAAGGCCGACGTCACGATCGCGGCGTTGCCGGTTGATCGCCAGGCCGCCTCGGGGTTCGGCATCATGCGCATGGACGACACCGGACGCGTGGTCGGCTTTCTGGAAAAGCCCAAGACGCCGGAAGAGGTCAATCTTGTCCGCACCGATCCGGCCTGGATCGACGCCCGCGGCCTGAAAAGCAACGGTCGCGATTGCCTGGCCAGCATGGGCATTTATCTCTTCAATCGGCAGACCTTGATCGATCTTCTTTCGAAGACAGACTATCACGACTTCGGCAAGGAAATCTTTCCGACGTCGATTCGCACGCACAAAGTGCAGATGTACTTGTTCGACGGTTACTGGGAAGACATTGGCACCATCCGTTCTTTCTATCAGGCGAATCTAGAGCTGGCGGCAGAGCGACCTCCGTTCGACTTGGCCTCGCCTCTGCAACCTGTCTATTCCAGCCCGCGCTTTCTGGCGCCGTCGCGGATTCGGGGGGCCACGATTCGTGGCAGCCTGCTAGCCGACGGCTGCGATATCGGCGAGGGCGCGGTCATCGAAAATAGCGTCGTCGGGCTGCGCTGCCGTATTGGGCGCAACGTTACAGTGCGAAATGCCGTCATCATGGGGGCGGACTTCTACGAAACGCCCGACGACGTCGACTCGCACCGCGCGGCGGGCCGGCCGCCGATCGGAATCGGCGACAACACGCTGATCGAGGGCGCAATCGTCGACAAGAACTGCCGCATCGGCCGCAACGTGCGGGTGATCAACGAGTCCGGCTTGGAAACAACAGAGGAAAGTGCGCAAGCCATGGTGCGCGATGGGATCGTGGTCGTTCCCAAGGACGCTATTCTGCGTGACGGCTGGTCACTAGGCAGGCAATAG